A region from the Desulfomarina profundi genome encodes:
- a CDS encoding (Fe-S)-binding protein has protein sequence MMVQRQREQAETHLLRAAQEFQKCMQCGKCRSVCPVFKEIGNELYVARGKNKLAEKIVSGDLQITSRVKDAINECLNCKTCSANCPAGVSPEHVVLRLRWYITTREGLGLFKALVFRQLLWRKWPIIAGAVFIGFVQRILLDIGPQNPVRHLFPLFGFSKRRNFPRLALRPAQSLYPEVIPSKKGTPVKRIGYFTGCAGNLIYTNVVKSVVDILTGYGYDVVIPKDQKCSGTPVLANGDYEGAANLMEHNFNLFRRYDLDAIVVSCSSCGLALKKEIKLFIDNCDELREFCDKIYDINEFLEKEVQFGPNDLGRLPYRVTYHDPCHLNRGQDVRKEPRSLLMKIPGLIFKEMQDAAVCCGSAGSYCLTHYETAIQINNHKIKNIQKEYVEYVATACPTCIMHIQDNLLQHHSGEKARFVVEILADSLRKAGTI, from the coding sequence ATGATGGTTCAGAGACAGCGGGAACAGGCAGAAACCCATCTCCTCCGTGCGGCTCAGGAATTCCAGAAGTGCATGCAGTGTGGAAAATGCAGAAGTGTCTGTCCGGTCTTCAAGGAAATTGGCAATGAACTCTACGTCGCCAGGGGCAAAAACAAACTTGCCGAAAAAATAGTCTCCGGAGATCTGCAGATTACCTCGAGAGTCAAAGACGCGATCAATGAATGCCTCAACTGCAAGACCTGTTCGGCAAACTGCCCGGCAGGAGTCAGTCCCGAGCACGTCGTTCTCCGCCTTCGCTGGTATATTACTACCCGCGAAGGACTGGGTCTGTTCAAGGCACTGGTCTTTCGTCAACTTCTCTGGAGAAAATGGCCGATTATCGCTGGAGCCGTTTTCATCGGTTTTGTGCAGAGGATTCTACTTGATATCGGTCCCCAAAATCCTGTTCGGCACCTGTTCCCCCTGTTCGGCTTTTCAAAACGCCGCAACTTTCCAAGGTTAGCTCTTCGTCCCGCCCAAAGTCTTTACCCGGAAGTCATTCCATCGAAAAAGGGTACACCTGTTAAACGAATAGGATATTTTACAGGATGTGCCGGTAACCTCATTTATACAAATGTAGTGAAATCTGTTGTCGATATACTTACCGGTTACGGCTATGATGTAGTCATTCCCAAGGACCAGAAGTGCAGTGGAACCCCGGTCCTTGCCAATGGCGATTACGAGGGAGCCGCTAACCTTATGGAACACAATTTCAATCTCTTCAGACGCTATGACCTGGACGCCATAGTAGTTTCCTGCTCATCCTGCGGGCTGGCCCTGAAAAAAGAAATAAAGCTTTTTATTGACAATTGTGACGAATTAAGGGAATTCTGCGACAAAATCTACGATATCAACGAATTTCTGGAAAAGGAAGTACAGTTCGGCCCGAATGATCTTGGCAGGTTGCCCTACAGGGTAACATATCATGATCCCTGCCATTTGAACCGGGGGCAGGATGTCAGAAAAGAACCCAGATCCCTGCTCATGAAAATCCCCGGATTGATATTCAAGGAAATGCAAGATGCTGCAGTCTGCTGCGGCAGTGCCGGAAGCTACTGTCTGACCCATTATGAAACAGCAATACAAATCAACAACCATAAAATCAAAAATATTCAAAAAGAGTATGTCGAGTATGTCGCCACTGCCTGCCCCACATGTATCATGCATATCCAGGATAATCTCCTCCAGCACCATTCAGGAGAAAAAGCCCGTTTTGTCGTGGAAATTCTCGCAGATTCTCTCAGGAAGGCCGGTACAATCTGA